A portion of the Betta splendens chromosome 2, fBetSpl5.4, whole genome shotgun sequence genome contains these proteins:
- the LOC114870408 gene encoding bile salt export pump-like isoform X3 has protein sequence MPTGSVKLQSIKKLGHENHSYVASDDGPAGSYMTMTNQAKKNEKAQGDAQKPAIRVGFFQLFRFATSKDVLMMAVGSVCAVVHGSAQPLMLLVFGLLTDTFIEYDLELNELSDGRKECVNNTIQWKNSTAAWANLSYPWEAPAPLNATPCGLLDIEYEMTKFAYYYVGIGAAVFVLGYCQISLWVTAAARQVRLIRKIYFSKVMRMEIGWFDCTSVGELNTRMSDDINKINDAIADQVGIFLQRFTTFVCGFCVGFVKGWKLTLVIVAASPLIGLATGLMALSVAKLTGMELQAYAKAGAVADEVLSSIRTVAAFGGEKKEVERYDRNLSSAQLWGIRKGLIMGIFNGYMWLIIFLCYGLAFWYGSTLVLDTEEYTPGTLLQVFFGVLIAAMNLGQASPCLEAFASGRGAATNIFETIDREPEIDCLSEAGYKLDRVKGDIEFHNVTFYYPSRPEVKILDQLSISVKPGETTAFVGPSGAGKSSAIQLIQRFYDPKEGMVTLDGHDIRGLNIQWLRSLIGIVEQEPVLFATTIAENIRYGRPGVSMDDIIAAAKEANAYSFIMDLPQRFDTLVGEGGGQMSGGQKQRIAIARALVRNPRILLLDMATSALDNESEAIVQEALDKVRKGRTTISIAHRLSTIKNADVIVGFEHGRAVERGKHNELLERKGVYFTLVTLQSQGDKALNEKTRQVTDDDEESEGLRLSKAGSYRASLRASLRERSRSQMSNAIPDSSASITGPTSYADLNADKSQNAAPDDDELVAPAPVARILKYNLPEWPYMLFGSLGAALNGGVNPFYSLLFSQILATFSLTDPVAQRKEIDSICVFFVVVGVVSFFTQTLQGYAFSKSGELLTRRLRRLGFQAMLGQEIGWFDDHRNSPGALTTRLATDASQVQGATGSQIGMIVNSLSNIGVAVIMSFYFSWKLTLLILCFLPFIALSSGFQARMLTGFAKQDKQAMEDAGQVTLDVSS, from the exons ATGCCGACTGGATCAGTCaaactgcagagcatcaagAAACTGGGACATGAAAACCACAGCTATGTGGCGTCGGACGACG GACCAGCTGGATCCTACAT gaCTATGACTAACCAAGCCAAGAAGAATGAGAA AGCTCAGGGAGACGCGCAGAAGCCAGCCATCAGGGTCGGCTTCTTTCAGCTG TTCCGCTTCGCCACGTCCAAGGACGTGCTGATGATGGCGGTGGGCAGCGTGTGCGCGGTGGTGCACGGCTCGGCCCAGCCCCTCATGCTGCTGGTGTTCGGCCTGCTCACGGACACCTTCATCGAGTACGACCTGGAGCTCAACGAGCTGAGCGACGGCAGGAAGGAGTGCGTCAACAACACCATCCAGTGGAAGAACTCCACGGCGGCCTGGGCGAACCTGTCGTACCCCTgggaggcgccggcgccgctgaaCGCCACCCCGTGTGG GCTTCTCGACATTGAATATGAAATGACCAAATTCGCCTACTATTACGTTGGAATTGGAGCAGCTGTATTTGTCCTGGGATACTGTCAG ATCTCCCTGTGGGTGACGGCCGCCGCCAGGCAGGTTCGGCTCATCAGGAAAATCTACTTCAGCAAAGTGATGAGGATGGAGATCGGCTGGTTCGACTGCACCTCCGTGGGGGAGCTCAACACCCGCATGTCCGA CGATATCAACAAGATCAACGACGCCATCGCAGACCAGGTCGGGATTTTCCTGCAGAGGTTCACCACCTTCGTGTGCGGCTTCTGCGTTGGATTCGTGAAAGGATGGAAGTTAACGCTGGTGATCGTCGCAGCGAGTCCTCTGATTGGTCTTGCTACTGGCCTCATGGCTCTG TCGGTGGCCAAACTGACAGGCATGGAGCTGCAGGCCTATGCTAAAGCTGGAGCGGTAGCAGATGAGGTCCTCTCTTCCATTAGGACGGTAGCTGCGTTTGGTGGGGAGAAAAAAGAAGTGGAAAG ATACGACAGGAACCTGAGCTCAGCCCAACTGTGGGGAATCAGGAAAGGCCTGATAATGGGCATCTTTAACGGATACATGTGGCTGATTATCTTCCTGTGCTACGGCCTGGCCTTCTGGTATGGCTCCACTCTGGTGCTGGACACAGAGGAATACACACCAGGAACACTCCTGCAG GTGTTCTTTGGTGTTCTCATCGCAGCCATGAATCTGGGGCAGGCCTCTCCCTGTCTGGAGGCGTTCGCTTCAGGCCGTGGCGCGGCTACAAACATCTTCGAGACTATTGACAGG GAGCCGGAGATCGACTGTTTATCTGAGGCTGGATATAAGCTGGACAGAGTCAAAGGAGATATTGAGTTTCACAATGTGACCTTCTACTATCCCTCCAGGCCTGAAGTCAAG ATCCTGGACCAGCTCAGCATTTCAGTGAAGCCCGGGGAGACCACGGCCTTTGTCGGTCCCAGTGGAGCCGGGAAGAGTTCGGCCATTCAGCTAATCCAGCGCTTCTATGACCCGAAGGAGGGCATG GTGACCCTGGACGGTCATGACATTAGAGGACTGAACATCCAATGGCTGCGCTCGCTTATCGGGATAGTGGAGCAGGAGCCGGTGCTGTTTGCCACCACCATCGCAGAAAACATACGCTACGGTCGACCCGGCGTCTCCATGGACGACATCATCGCTGCTGCCAAGGAAGCCAACGCCTACAGCTTCATCATGGACTTGCCGCAG AGGTTCGACACGCTGGTCGGGGAGGGTGGGGGTCAGATGAGCGGAGGCCAGAAGCAGCGCATCGCCATTGCTCGAGCGCTGGTCAGGAACCctcgcatcctgctgctggacatGGCAACCTCTGCCCTCGACAACGAGAGCGAGGCCATCGTTCAAGAAGCCCTGGATAAA GTCCGTAAGGGTCGCACCACCATCTCCATCGCCCACCGACTGTCCACCATCAAGAACGCCGACGTGATCGTGGGTTTCGAGCATGGCCGCGCCGTGGAGAGGGGCAAACACAacgagctgctggagaggaaGGGCGTCTACTTCACTCTCGTCACCCTGCAGAGTCAAGGAGACAAGGCTCTGAATGAGAAGACGCGGCAAG TGACTGACGATGACGAAGAATCCGAGGGGCTCCGTTTATCCAAAGCTGGCAGCTACCGAGCCAGTTTGAG AGCTTCACTTCGAGAGCGCTCCCGATCCCAGATGTCCAACGCCATCCCAGACTCCTCTGCTTCCATCACTGGCCCCACAAGCTACGCTGATCTAAATGCAGACAAatcccag AATGCTGCACCGGATGACGACGAACTGGTGGCACCTGCTCCAGTTGCCAGGATCTTGAAGTACAACCTGCCTGAGTGGCCCTACATGCTTTTTGGATCGCTGGGCGCTGCGCTGAACGGAGGGGTCAACCCCTTCTACTCTCTTCTGTTCAGTCAAATCTTGGCG acattcTCACTAACAGATCCCGTGGCTCAGAGGAAGGAGATTGATAGCATCTGCGTGTTCTTTGTCGTGGTCGGCGTGGTCTCTTTCTTCACCCAGACGCTGCAG GGCTATGCCTTCTCCAAGTCTGGGGAGCTGCTGACGCGCCGGCTGCGGCGCCTTGGCTTCCAGGCCATGCTGGGCCAGGAGATCGGCTGGTTCGACGACCACAGGAACAGCCCCGGAGCGCTCACCACTCGCCTGGCCACCGACGCCTCGCAAGTTCAGGGG GCTACAGGTTCTCAGATCGGTATGATCGTCAACTCCCTGTCCAACATCGGCGTGGCCGTCATCATGTCCTTCTACTTCAGCTGGAAGCTCACGCTGCTGATCTTGTGTTTTCTGCCCTTCATTGCGTTGTCGAGCGGCTTCCAGGCCCGCATGCTGACGGGCTTCGCCAAGCAGGACAAGCAGGCCATGGAGGACGCTGGGCAGGTGACGTTGGACGTGTctagctga
- the LOC114870408 gene encoding bile salt export pump-like isoform X2, giving the protein MPTGSVKLQSIKKLGHENHSYVASDDGPAGSYMTMTNQAKKNEKAQGDAQKPAIRVGFFQLFRFATSKDVLMMAVGSVCAVVHGSAQPLMLLVFGLLTDTFIEYDLELNELSDGRKECVNNTIQWKNSTAAWANLSYPWEAPAPLNATPCGLLDIEYEMTKFAYYYVGIGAAVFVLGYCQISLWVTAAARQVRLIRKIYFSKVMRMEIGWFDCTSVGELNTRMSDDINKINDAIADQVGIFLQRFTTFVCGFCVGFVKGWKLTLVIVAASPLIGLATGLMALSVAKLTGMELQAYAKAGAVADEVLSSIRTVAAFGGEKKEVERYDRNLSSAQLWGIRKGLIMGIFNGYMWLIIFLCYGLAFWYGSTLVLDTEEYTPGTLLQVFFGVLIAAMNLGQASPCLEAFASGRGAATNIFETIDREPEIDCLSEAGYKLDRVKGDIEFHNVTFYYPSRPEVKILDQLSISVKPGETTAFVGPSGAGKSSAIQLIQRFYDPKEGMVTLDGHDIRGLNIQWLRSLIGIVEQEPVLFATTIAENIRYGRPGVSMDDIIAAAKEANAYSFIMDLPQRFDTLVGEGGGQMSGGQKQRIAIARALVRNPRILLLDMATSALDNESEAIVQEALDKVRKGRTTISIAHRLSTIKNADVIVGFEHGRAVERGKHNELLERKGVYFTLVTLQSQGDKALNEKTRQVTDDDEESEGLRLSKAGSYRASLRASLRERSRSQMSNAIPDSSASITGPTSYADLNADKSQNAAPDDDELVAPAPVARILKYNLPEWPYMLFGSLGAALNGGVNPFYSLLFSQILATFSLTDPVAQRKEIDSICVFFVVVGVVSFFTQTLQGYAFSKSGELLTRRLRRLGFQAMLGQEIGWFDDHRNSPGALTTRLATDASQVQGATGSQIGMIVNSLSNIGVAVIMSFYFSWKLTLLILCFLPFIALSSGFQARMLTGFAKQDKQAMEDAGQISGEALNNIRTIAGLGKERVFMDMYEAHLHAPYRAALKKANVYGVCYSFAQCVIFMTNAGSYRFGGYLVRQEGLHFSLVFRWGHFGQDHLSHCYQWHSPGQSLLLHPRLCQGQDLSGALLPAAGPRASHQRVQPPGGKMGKLPREPGVH; this is encoded by the exons ATGCCGACTGGATCAGTCaaactgcagagcatcaagAAACTGGGACATGAAAACCACAGCTATGTGGCGTCGGACGACG GACCAGCTGGATCCTACAT gaCTATGACTAACCAAGCCAAGAAGAATGAGAA AGCTCAGGGAGACGCGCAGAAGCCAGCCATCAGGGTCGGCTTCTTTCAGCTG TTCCGCTTCGCCACGTCCAAGGACGTGCTGATGATGGCGGTGGGCAGCGTGTGCGCGGTGGTGCACGGCTCGGCCCAGCCCCTCATGCTGCTGGTGTTCGGCCTGCTCACGGACACCTTCATCGAGTACGACCTGGAGCTCAACGAGCTGAGCGACGGCAGGAAGGAGTGCGTCAACAACACCATCCAGTGGAAGAACTCCACGGCGGCCTGGGCGAACCTGTCGTACCCCTgggaggcgccggcgccgctgaaCGCCACCCCGTGTGG GCTTCTCGACATTGAATATGAAATGACCAAATTCGCCTACTATTACGTTGGAATTGGAGCAGCTGTATTTGTCCTGGGATACTGTCAG ATCTCCCTGTGGGTGACGGCCGCCGCCAGGCAGGTTCGGCTCATCAGGAAAATCTACTTCAGCAAAGTGATGAGGATGGAGATCGGCTGGTTCGACTGCACCTCCGTGGGGGAGCTCAACACCCGCATGTCCGA CGATATCAACAAGATCAACGACGCCATCGCAGACCAGGTCGGGATTTTCCTGCAGAGGTTCACCACCTTCGTGTGCGGCTTCTGCGTTGGATTCGTGAAAGGATGGAAGTTAACGCTGGTGATCGTCGCAGCGAGTCCTCTGATTGGTCTTGCTACTGGCCTCATGGCTCTG TCGGTGGCCAAACTGACAGGCATGGAGCTGCAGGCCTATGCTAAAGCTGGAGCGGTAGCAGATGAGGTCCTCTCTTCCATTAGGACGGTAGCTGCGTTTGGTGGGGAGAAAAAAGAAGTGGAAAG ATACGACAGGAACCTGAGCTCAGCCCAACTGTGGGGAATCAGGAAAGGCCTGATAATGGGCATCTTTAACGGATACATGTGGCTGATTATCTTCCTGTGCTACGGCCTGGCCTTCTGGTATGGCTCCACTCTGGTGCTGGACACAGAGGAATACACACCAGGAACACTCCTGCAG GTGTTCTTTGGTGTTCTCATCGCAGCCATGAATCTGGGGCAGGCCTCTCCCTGTCTGGAGGCGTTCGCTTCAGGCCGTGGCGCGGCTACAAACATCTTCGAGACTATTGACAGG GAGCCGGAGATCGACTGTTTATCTGAGGCTGGATATAAGCTGGACAGAGTCAAAGGAGATATTGAGTTTCACAATGTGACCTTCTACTATCCCTCCAGGCCTGAAGTCAAG ATCCTGGACCAGCTCAGCATTTCAGTGAAGCCCGGGGAGACCACGGCCTTTGTCGGTCCCAGTGGAGCCGGGAAGAGTTCGGCCATTCAGCTAATCCAGCGCTTCTATGACCCGAAGGAGGGCATG GTGACCCTGGACGGTCATGACATTAGAGGACTGAACATCCAATGGCTGCGCTCGCTTATCGGGATAGTGGAGCAGGAGCCGGTGCTGTTTGCCACCACCATCGCAGAAAACATACGCTACGGTCGACCCGGCGTCTCCATGGACGACATCATCGCTGCTGCCAAGGAAGCCAACGCCTACAGCTTCATCATGGACTTGCCGCAG AGGTTCGACACGCTGGTCGGGGAGGGTGGGGGTCAGATGAGCGGAGGCCAGAAGCAGCGCATCGCCATTGCTCGAGCGCTGGTCAGGAACCctcgcatcctgctgctggacatGGCAACCTCTGCCCTCGACAACGAGAGCGAGGCCATCGTTCAAGAAGCCCTGGATAAA GTCCGTAAGGGTCGCACCACCATCTCCATCGCCCACCGACTGTCCACCATCAAGAACGCCGACGTGATCGTGGGTTTCGAGCATGGCCGCGCCGTGGAGAGGGGCAAACACAacgagctgctggagaggaaGGGCGTCTACTTCACTCTCGTCACCCTGCAGAGTCAAGGAGACAAGGCTCTGAATGAGAAGACGCGGCAAG TGACTGACGATGACGAAGAATCCGAGGGGCTCCGTTTATCCAAAGCTGGCAGCTACCGAGCCAGTTTGAG AGCTTCACTTCGAGAGCGCTCCCGATCCCAGATGTCCAACGCCATCCCAGACTCCTCTGCTTCCATCACTGGCCCCACAAGCTACGCTGATCTAAATGCAGACAAatcccag AATGCTGCACCGGATGACGACGAACTGGTGGCACCTGCTCCAGTTGCCAGGATCTTGAAGTACAACCTGCCTGAGTGGCCCTACATGCTTTTTGGATCGCTGGGCGCTGCGCTGAACGGAGGGGTCAACCCCTTCTACTCTCTTCTGTTCAGTCAAATCTTGGCG acattcTCACTAACAGATCCCGTGGCTCAGAGGAAGGAGATTGATAGCATCTGCGTGTTCTTTGTCGTGGTCGGCGTGGTCTCTTTCTTCACCCAGACGCTGCAG GGCTATGCCTTCTCCAAGTCTGGGGAGCTGCTGACGCGCCGGCTGCGGCGCCTTGGCTTCCAGGCCATGCTGGGCCAGGAGATCGGCTGGTTCGACGACCACAGGAACAGCCCCGGAGCGCTCACCACTCGCCTGGCCACCGACGCCTCGCAAGTTCAGGGG GCTACAGGTTCTCAGATCGGTATGATCGTCAACTCCCTGTCCAACATCGGCGTGGCCGTCATCATGTCCTTCTACTTCAGCTGGAAGCTCACGCTGCTGATCTTGTGTTTTCTGCCCTTCATTGCGTTGTCGAGCGGCTTCCAGGCCCGCATGCTGACGGGCTTCGCCAAGCAGGACAAGCAGGCCATGGAGGACGCTGGGCAG ATTTCCGGCGAGGCCCTGAACAACATCCGCACCATCGCGGGCCTGGGGAAGGAGCGCGTGTTCATGGACATGTACGAGGCCCACCTACATGCGCCGTACCGAGCGGCCCTGAAGAAGGCCAACGTGTACGGCGTCTGCTACAGCTTCGCCCAGTGCGTTATCTTCATGACCAACGCCGGCTCCTACAGGTTCGGCGGCTACTTGGTGCGACAGGAGGGCCTCCACTTCAGCCTGGTGTTCAGGTGGGGCCATTTTGGGCAG GATCATCTCAGCCATTGTTACCAGTGGCACAGCCCTGGGCAGAGCCTCCTCCTACACCCCAGACTATGCCAAGGCCAAGATCTCAGCGGCGCGcttcttccagctgctggaccGCGTGCCTCGCATCAGCGTGTACAGCCACCAGGGGGAAAAATGG GAAAACTTCCAAGGGAACCTGGAGTTCATTGA
- the LOC114870408 gene encoding bile salt export pump-like isoform X1 produces the protein MPTGSVKLQSIKKLGHENHSYVASDDGPAGSYMTMTNQAKKNEKAQGDAQKPAIRVGFFQLFRFATSKDVLMMAVGSVCAVVHGSAQPLMLLVFGLLTDTFIEYDLELNELSDGRKECVNNTIQWKNSTAAWANLSYPWEAPAPLNATPCGLLDIEYEMTKFAYYYVGIGAAVFVLGYCQISLWVTAAARQVRLIRKIYFSKVMRMEIGWFDCTSVGELNTRMSDDINKINDAIADQVGIFLQRFTTFVCGFCVGFVKGWKLTLVIVAASPLIGLATGLMALSVAKLTGMELQAYAKAGAVADEVLSSIRTVAAFGGEKKEVERYDRNLSSAQLWGIRKGLIMGIFNGYMWLIIFLCYGLAFWYGSTLVLDTEEYTPGTLLQVFFGVLIAAMNLGQASPCLEAFASGRGAATNIFETIDREPEIDCLSEAGYKLDRVKGDIEFHNVTFYYPSRPEVKILDQLSISVKPGETTAFVGPSGAGKSSAIQLIQRFYDPKEGMVTLDGHDIRGLNIQWLRSLIGIVEQEPVLFATTIAENIRYGRPGVSMDDIIAAAKEANAYSFIMDLPQRFDTLVGEGGGQMSGGQKQRIAIARALVRNPRILLLDMATSALDNESEAIVQEALDKVRKGRTTISIAHRLSTIKNADVIVGFEHGRAVERGKHNELLERKGVYFTLVTLQSQGDKALNEKTRQVTDDDEESEGLRLSKAGSYRASLRASLRERSRSQMSNAIPDSSASITGPTSYADLNADKSQNAAPDDDELVAPAPVARILKYNLPEWPYMLFGSLGAALNGGVNPFYSLLFSQILATFSLTDPVAQRKEIDSICVFFVVVGVVSFFTQTLQGYAFSKSGELLTRRLRRLGFQAMLGQEIGWFDDHRNSPGALTTRLATDASQVQGATGSQIGMIVNSLSNIGVAVIMSFYFSWKLTLLILCFLPFIALSSGFQARMLTGFAKQDKQAMEDAGQISGEALNNIRTIAGLGKERVFMDMYEAHLHAPYRAALKKANVYGVCYSFAQCVIFMTNAGSYRFGGYLVRQEGLHFSLVFRIISAIVTSGTALGRASSYTPDYAKAKISAARFFQLLDRVPRISVYSHQGEKWENFQGNLEFIDCKFTYPTRPDIQVLNGLNVSVKPGQTLAFVGSSGCGKSTSVQLLERFYDPDHGKVLIDGRDSTRVSVSFLRSKIGIVSQEPVLFDCSIAENIKYGDASREIGMSEVTAAAKKAQLHDFVMGLPEKYETNVGAQGSQLSRGQKQRIAIARAIIRDPKILLLDEATSALDTESEKTVQDALDKAREGRTCIVIAHRLSTIQNSDIIAVMSRGFVIEKGTHNQLMALKGAYYKLVTTGAPIS, from the exons ATGCCGACTGGATCAGTCaaactgcagagcatcaagAAACTGGGACATGAAAACCACAGCTATGTGGCGTCGGACGACG GACCAGCTGGATCCTACAT gaCTATGACTAACCAAGCCAAGAAGAATGAGAA AGCTCAGGGAGACGCGCAGAAGCCAGCCATCAGGGTCGGCTTCTTTCAGCTG TTCCGCTTCGCCACGTCCAAGGACGTGCTGATGATGGCGGTGGGCAGCGTGTGCGCGGTGGTGCACGGCTCGGCCCAGCCCCTCATGCTGCTGGTGTTCGGCCTGCTCACGGACACCTTCATCGAGTACGACCTGGAGCTCAACGAGCTGAGCGACGGCAGGAAGGAGTGCGTCAACAACACCATCCAGTGGAAGAACTCCACGGCGGCCTGGGCGAACCTGTCGTACCCCTgggaggcgccggcgccgctgaaCGCCACCCCGTGTGG GCTTCTCGACATTGAATATGAAATGACCAAATTCGCCTACTATTACGTTGGAATTGGAGCAGCTGTATTTGTCCTGGGATACTGTCAG ATCTCCCTGTGGGTGACGGCCGCCGCCAGGCAGGTTCGGCTCATCAGGAAAATCTACTTCAGCAAAGTGATGAGGATGGAGATCGGCTGGTTCGACTGCACCTCCGTGGGGGAGCTCAACACCCGCATGTCCGA CGATATCAACAAGATCAACGACGCCATCGCAGACCAGGTCGGGATTTTCCTGCAGAGGTTCACCACCTTCGTGTGCGGCTTCTGCGTTGGATTCGTGAAAGGATGGAAGTTAACGCTGGTGATCGTCGCAGCGAGTCCTCTGATTGGTCTTGCTACTGGCCTCATGGCTCTG TCGGTGGCCAAACTGACAGGCATGGAGCTGCAGGCCTATGCTAAAGCTGGAGCGGTAGCAGATGAGGTCCTCTCTTCCATTAGGACGGTAGCTGCGTTTGGTGGGGAGAAAAAAGAAGTGGAAAG ATACGACAGGAACCTGAGCTCAGCCCAACTGTGGGGAATCAGGAAAGGCCTGATAATGGGCATCTTTAACGGATACATGTGGCTGATTATCTTCCTGTGCTACGGCCTGGCCTTCTGGTATGGCTCCACTCTGGTGCTGGACACAGAGGAATACACACCAGGAACACTCCTGCAG GTGTTCTTTGGTGTTCTCATCGCAGCCATGAATCTGGGGCAGGCCTCTCCCTGTCTGGAGGCGTTCGCTTCAGGCCGTGGCGCGGCTACAAACATCTTCGAGACTATTGACAGG GAGCCGGAGATCGACTGTTTATCTGAGGCTGGATATAAGCTGGACAGAGTCAAAGGAGATATTGAGTTTCACAATGTGACCTTCTACTATCCCTCCAGGCCTGAAGTCAAG ATCCTGGACCAGCTCAGCATTTCAGTGAAGCCCGGGGAGACCACGGCCTTTGTCGGTCCCAGTGGAGCCGGGAAGAGTTCGGCCATTCAGCTAATCCAGCGCTTCTATGACCCGAAGGAGGGCATG GTGACCCTGGACGGTCATGACATTAGAGGACTGAACATCCAATGGCTGCGCTCGCTTATCGGGATAGTGGAGCAGGAGCCGGTGCTGTTTGCCACCACCATCGCAGAAAACATACGCTACGGTCGACCCGGCGTCTCCATGGACGACATCATCGCTGCTGCCAAGGAAGCCAACGCCTACAGCTTCATCATGGACTTGCCGCAG AGGTTCGACACGCTGGTCGGGGAGGGTGGGGGTCAGATGAGCGGAGGCCAGAAGCAGCGCATCGCCATTGCTCGAGCGCTGGTCAGGAACCctcgcatcctgctgctggacatGGCAACCTCTGCCCTCGACAACGAGAGCGAGGCCATCGTTCAAGAAGCCCTGGATAAA GTCCGTAAGGGTCGCACCACCATCTCCATCGCCCACCGACTGTCCACCATCAAGAACGCCGACGTGATCGTGGGTTTCGAGCATGGCCGCGCCGTGGAGAGGGGCAAACACAacgagctgctggagaggaaGGGCGTCTACTTCACTCTCGTCACCCTGCAGAGTCAAGGAGACAAGGCTCTGAATGAGAAGACGCGGCAAG TGACTGACGATGACGAAGAATCCGAGGGGCTCCGTTTATCCAAAGCTGGCAGCTACCGAGCCAGTTTGAG AGCTTCACTTCGAGAGCGCTCCCGATCCCAGATGTCCAACGCCATCCCAGACTCCTCTGCTTCCATCACTGGCCCCACAAGCTACGCTGATCTAAATGCAGACAAatcccag AATGCTGCACCGGATGACGACGAACTGGTGGCACCTGCTCCAGTTGCCAGGATCTTGAAGTACAACCTGCCTGAGTGGCCCTACATGCTTTTTGGATCGCTGGGCGCTGCGCTGAACGGAGGGGTCAACCCCTTCTACTCTCTTCTGTTCAGTCAAATCTTGGCG acattcTCACTAACAGATCCCGTGGCTCAGAGGAAGGAGATTGATAGCATCTGCGTGTTCTTTGTCGTGGTCGGCGTGGTCTCTTTCTTCACCCAGACGCTGCAG GGCTATGCCTTCTCCAAGTCTGGGGAGCTGCTGACGCGCCGGCTGCGGCGCCTTGGCTTCCAGGCCATGCTGGGCCAGGAGATCGGCTGGTTCGACGACCACAGGAACAGCCCCGGAGCGCTCACCACTCGCCTGGCCACCGACGCCTCGCAAGTTCAGGGG GCTACAGGTTCTCAGATCGGTATGATCGTCAACTCCCTGTCCAACATCGGCGTGGCCGTCATCATGTCCTTCTACTTCAGCTGGAAGCTCACGCTGCTGATCTTGTGTTTTCTGCCCTTCATTGCGTTGTCGAGCGGCTTCCAGGCCCGCATGCTGACGGGCTTCGCCAAGCAGGACAAGCAGGCCATGGAGGACGCTGGGCAG ATTTCCGGCGAGGCCCTGAACAACATCCGCACCATCGCGGGCCTGGGGAAGGAGCGCGTGTTCATGGACATGTACGAGGCCCACCTACATGCGCCGTACCGAGCGGCCCTGAAGAAGGCCAACGTGTACGGCGTCTGCTACAGCTTCGCCCAGTGCGTTATCTTCATGACCAACGCCGGCTCCTACAGGTTCGGCGGCTACTTGGTGCGACAGGAGGGCCTCCACTTCAGCCTGGTGTTCAG GATCATCTCAGCCATTGTTACCAGTGGCACAGCCCTGGGCAGAGCCTCCTCCTACACCCCAGACTATGCCAAGGCCAAGATCTCAGCGGCGCGcttcttccagctgctggaccGCGTGCCTCGCATCAGCGTGTACAGCCACCAGGGGGAAAAATGG GAAAACTTCCAAGGGAACCTGGAGTTCATTGACTGCAAGTTCACCTACCCCACCAGACCGGACATCCAGGTCCTGAATGGGCTGAACGTGTCGGTGAAGCCGGGCCAGACTCTGGCCTTCGTTGGCAGCAGCGGCTGTGGGAAGAGCACCAgcgtgcagctgctggagcggtTTTACGACCCAGACCACGGCAAAGTG CTGATTGACGGCCGCGACTCGACCCGCGTCAGCGTGTCCTTCCTGCGCTCCAAGATTGGCATCGTGTCCCAGGAGCCCGTCTTGTTCGACTGCAGCATCGCCGAGAACATCAAGTACGGCGACGCCTCCAGGGAGATCGGCATGAGCGAGGTCACGGCCGCCGCCAAGAAGGCCCAGCTCCACGACTTCGTCATGGGGCTTCCTGAG AAATATGAAACCAACGTGGGTGCTCAGGGCTCGCAGCTGTCCCGCGGCCAGAAGCAGCGCATCGCCATCGCCAGGGCCATCATCCGCGACCCCAAGATCCTGCTGCTGGACGAGGCCACCTCCGCCCTGGACACGGAGAGCGAGAAG ACCGTGCAGGACGCGCTGGACAAAGCCAGGGAGGGCCGGACCTGCATCGTCATCGCCCATCGCCTGTCCACCATCCAGAACTCCGACATCATCGCCGTCATGTCCAGGGGCTTCGTGATCGAGAAGGGGACGCACAACCAGCTCATGGCCCTGAAGGGAGCCTACTACAAGCTGGTTACCACGGGAGCGCCCATCAGCTAA